Proteins encoded by one window of Scatophagus argus isolate fScaArg1 chromosome 4, fScaArg1.pri, whole genome shotgun sequence:
- the gal3st1a gene encoding galactosylceramide sulfotransferase produces the protein MTGKKGKQWRSMCKGLVLGTLLTSCMILVYCLSTPQTHFSLPEVPVPYSCAHRPSQVHPKPATNSSKQTTGQTCTPKVDIMFMKTHKTASSTFLNILFRFGEKHRLKFAFPNSRNDFFYPSLFQRSQVKDYRPGMCFNVICNHMRFNAPEVAKLLPMDTSYITILRDPAELFESSFHYFGRLVPFTWKIPGDDKLTEFLRDPRYYFDPEGFNSFYLKNLLFFDFGQDNTLELDDPRVEEGIKFITDRFQLVMLVEYFEESLILLKDALCWEMDDLLFFKLNARKGSTVSKLTPELRARALEWNPIDWKLYQHFNQTFWKKVDAYGRQRMAEDVAELRGRNKEMASICIEGGHAVEAGSIQETAMQPWQPIGEKSIMGYNMKKNVDKAHRKLCRKMLMPELQYLTELGVNLWITKLWGHIRDIINW, from the exons ATGACTGGCAAGAAGGGGAAGCAGTGGAGGTCCATGTGCAAAGGCCTGGTCCTGGGTACCCTCCTGACCAGTTGCATGATCCTGGTTTACTGCCTCTCCACTCCACAGACCCACTTCAGTCTGCCAGA GGTTCCAGTGCCTTACTCGTGTGCCCACCGTCCATCCCAGGTGCACCCCAAACCAGCCACAAACAGCTCTAAACAAACCACTGGCCAGACCTGCACGCCTAAAGTGGATATCATGTTCATGAAGACCCACAAAACAGCCAGCAGCACCTTCCTCAACATCCTTTTCCGATTTGGAGAGAAGCATCGGCTTAAATTTGCCTTTCCTAACAGCAGAAATGACTTCTTTTATCCGTCTCTCTTCCAGCGCTCGCAGGTTAAGGACTATAGACCTGGAATGTGCTTTAATGTTATCTGTAATCACATGCGCTTCAATGCACCTGAGGTGGCCAAGCTACTACCTATGGACACTTCCTACATCACTATTCTGCGAGACCCTGCAGAGCTTTTTGAATCATCCTTCCACTACTTTGGCCGGCTAGTACCCTTTACCTGGAAGATACCAGGTGATGACAAGCTGACTGAGTTTCTACGTGACCCCCGTTACTACTTTGATCCAGAGGGCTTCAATTCTTTCTACCTCAAGAATCTGCTGTTCTTCGACTTTGGACAGGACAACACTCTGGAACTTGATGATCCGCGAGTAGAAGAGGGAATCAAATTCATTACTGACCGTTTTCAGCTTGTCATGTTGGTGGAATACTTTGAGGAATCCCTCATCCTGCTTAAGGATGCCCTCTGCTGGGAGATGGATGACTTGCTCTTCTTCAAGCTCAATGCCCGCAAGGGATCCACTGTGTCTAAACTGACCCCTGAGCTGAGGGCCAGGGCTCTTGAGTGGAACCCTATTGACTGGAAGCTGTACCAACATTTCAACCAGACTTTCTGGAAGAAAGTAGATGCATATGGACGTCAGCGGATGGCTGAGGATGTGGCAGAGCTCAGGGGAAGGAACAAGGAGATGGCATCCATCTGCATTGAGGGCGGTCATGCTGTAGAAGCTGGCAGCATCCAAGAGACGGCCATGCAACCCTGGCAGCCCATCGGAGAGAAGTCCATCATGGGctataacatgaaaaaaaatgtggacaAGGCACATCGGAAGTTGTGCCGCAAGATGTTGATGCCAGAGCTTCAGTACTTAACAGAGCTAGGGGTTAACCTGTGGATCACCAAGCTGTGGGGCCATATCCGAGATATCATTAACTGGTGA
- the pes gene encoding pescadillo, which translates to MGGLQKKKFERGSATNYITRNKARKKLQLSLPDFRRLCILKGIYPHEPKHKKKVNKGSTAARTFYLLKDIRFLLHEPIVGKFREYKVFVRKLKRAYGKTEWSDVERLRENKPTYKLDHIIKERYPSFIDALRDIDDALCMCFLFSTFARTGKCHVQTIQLCRRLTVEWMNFVIASRALRKVFISIKGIYYQAEVMGQLITWLVPYQFSHDHPTDVDYRVMATFTEFYTTLLGFVNFRLYHSLNLVYPPKLDSKTESELKEEDVEDYAMNSESYLEKLSALSASLARVVSSAEEEEAELDQFPVEGEDMEKMEAREKEQKQQEAQKKLFEGLKFFINREVPRESLAFVIRCFGGEVSWDKSVCIGSTYEVTDETITHQVVDRPKIDKQYINRYYIQPQWVYDCVNAKMLLPVEDYFLGVTLPPHLSPFVEEKDGDYVPPEKLNIMALQRGEKPVHEQEDDEEEEDEEEGEEEEEEEDDDNEEEDEEEAEEKNLKKMEEQRSQGKSLQVKVTPGKMKVEDPARLEQEEQAEEKRLAIMMMKKKEKYLYNKIMFGKKSKIREANKLAAKRKAYDDAEKSKKKKAKK; encoded by the exons ATGGGGGGCCTTCAGAAGAAAAAG tttgAGAGGGGCTCTGCCACCAACTACATCACCAGAAACAAAGCTCGCAAGAAGTTACAGCTGAGCCTCCCAGACTTCAG ACGATTGTGCATCCTTAAAGGCATCTACCCTCATGAGCCCAAGCACAAGAAGAAGGTGAACAAAGGCTCTACTGCAGCAAGGACCTTCTACCTGCTCAAAGACATCCGCTTTCTGCTACATGAGCCAATTGTTGGCAAATTCAGAGAGTACAAG GTATTTGTACGCAAACTAAAGAGGGCTTATGGAAAAACAGAGTGGTCTGATGTGGAGAGACTGAGGGAGAACAAGCCGACCTATAAATTGGATCACATCATCAAAGAAAG GTACCCCTCCTTCATCGACGCTCTCCGTGATATCGACGACGCCCTCTGCATGTGCTTCCTCTTCTCCACCTTTGCGCGAACAGGAAAATGTCACGTTCAGACGATCCAGCTGTGCAGACGCCTCACTGTGGAGTGGATGAACTTTGTGATTGCATCTCGTGCTCTCAGAAAG GTTTTCATCTCCATCAAGGGAATATATTATCAAGCTGAGGTGATGGGACAGCTCATTACATGGCTGGTGCCATATCAGTTCTCTCATGAT caCCCAACCGATGTCGATTACAGAGTAATGGCAACTTTCACAGAGTTTTACACCACTCTGCTGGGGTTTGTCAACTTCAGACTCTACCATTCCCTCAACCTGGTCTACCCACCAAAG CTGGACAGTAAAACAGAGTCAGAGCTGAAGGAAGAAGATGTGGAGGACTATGCCATGAATTCTGAAAGCTACTTAGAG AAACTGTCGGCTCTAAGTGCCAGTCTGGCACGGGTGGTATCTagtgcagaggaggaagaggctgaGCTGGACCAGTTTCCTGTCGAGGGG GAGGACATGGAAAAGATGGAGGCAAGGGAAAaggaacagaagcagcaggaggctCAGAAAAAGCTTTTTGAAGGCCTGAAGTTCTTCATCAACAGAGAAGTGCCCAGAGAGTCACTGGCTTTTGTGATCAG GTGTTTCGGTGGTGAGGTGTCCTGGGACAAGTCTGTTTGCATTGGTAGCACATATGAGGTGACGGATGAGACCATCACACATCAAGTTGTTGACAGACCCAAAATTGACAAACAGTATATCAACAG GTACTACATCCAGCCCCAGTGGGTGTATGACTGTGTTAATGCCAAAATGCTCCTGCCTGTGGAGGACTACTTCCTTGGAGTTACTCTGCCCCCCCACCTCTCTCCCTTCGTGGAGGAGAAGGACGGAGATTATGTGCCCCCCGAAAAATTAAATATCATGGCCTTACAACGAGGAGAAAAACCTG TCCATGAACAGGAGGATGacgaagaagaggaagatgaagaggagggtgaggaagaggaggaggaggaagatgatgacaatgaagaggaagatgaggaagaggcaGAAGAGAAGAATCTCAAGAAGATGGAAGAGCAAAGGTCCCAGGGCAAG TCTCTGCAAGTCAAAGTGACCCCTGGGAAAATGAAGGTCGAGGACCCAGCACGTTTGGAGCAGGAGGAACAAGCAGAGGAGAAACGTTTGGCCAtcatgatgatgaagaaaaaagaaaagtaccTCTACAACAAGATCATGTTTGGAAAGAAGAGTAAAATCCGAGAG GCTAACAAGCTGGCGGCCAAGAGGAAGGCCTATGATGATGCTgaaaaatcaaagaagaaaaaggccaaaaaatGA
- the p2rx2 gene encoding P2X purinoceptor 2, translating into MCELFHKFIMGLHGSIKDYFLGFLDYETPKVMVVKNKTLGVIYRGVQCLVITYFIWYVFISQKAYQESETHPESSVYTLMKGTAVHGDDVLDTVEYARPSEGGDVISTILRREVTYDQMQGTCAEHFNVANANCTTDSDCVQGEVNFDGHGRRTGKCVQYYNHTFKTCEIQTWCPIEEYAVVREPALVEAINFTVFIRNSIHFPKFKVLRGNIKDASNKRDMQKYLNKCHYDEDKEPYCPNFRLGYIAEQARENFSELCRTGGVIGVFINWKCNLDIDPSHCKPTYAFRRLALRRDQVNSGYYYRFAKYYNKDGVESRTLIKAYGIRLDVIVHGHAGKFSPIPTIISTVTAMTSVGICTLICDWIMLTFIDKNEVYSERKFDEVVKEPKEPISTELSYITSYGSNHSDLSDGVPL; encoded by the exons ATGTGTGAATTGTTTCATAAGTTCATAATGGGTCTACATGGCTCTATAAAGGACTATTTTCTTGGCTTCTTGGACTATGAGACACCAAAAGTGATggtggttaaaaacaaaactcttgGAGTTATATACAGAGGAGTGCAGTGTCTTGTGATCACCTATTTCATCTG GTATGTCTTTATAAGTCAGAAAGCCTACCAAGAGAGTGAAACCCATCCGGAGAGCTCAGTTTACACGCTCATGAAAGGCACCGCAGTTCATGGAGATGATGTCTTGGACACTGTGGAGTACGCGCGACCATCAGAG GGCGGTGATGTGATCAGTACAATACTGAGACGGGAAGTTACATATGATCAGATGCAAGGAACCTGCGCTGAG catttcaatGTTGCCAATGCCAACTGTACAACAGACTCTGACTGTGTCCAGGGAGAAGTTAACTTTGATGGCCACG GTAGAAGGACTGGAAAATGTGTTCAGTACTACAACCACACCTTCAAAACCTGTGAGATCCAAACTTGGTGTCCTATTGAGGAGTATGCTGTTGTAAG AGAACCAGCATTAGTAGAGGCCATCAATTTCACCGTGTTCATCAGGAACTCCATCCACTTCCCTAAATTTAAAGTGCTAAG GGGAAACATCAAAGATGCTTCAAACAAGCGTGACATGCAGAAATACCTCAACAAGTGTCATTATGACGAGGACAAAGAGCCCTACTGTCCAAACTTCCGTCTGGGCTACATAGCAGAACAAGCAAGGGAGAATTTCAGTGAGCTCTGCAGGACT GGAGGAGTGATTGGGGTTTTCATCAACTGGAAGTGTAATCTGGACATTGATCCTTCACACTGTAAACCTACATATGCCTTCCGTCGCCTTGCTCTACGTAGGGATCAGGTCAACTCTGGTTACTATTACAG GTTTGCCAAATATTACAACAAAGACGGGGTCGAGTCGCGGACACTCATCAAGGCCTATGGTATCCGTCTGGATGTCATAGTTCACGGACAT gCTGGTAAATTCAGCCCCATCCCAACCATCATCAGCACGGTGACAGCTATGACTTCAGTCGGGATT TGTACCCTCATCTGTGACTGGATCATGCTGACATTTATTGACAAGAACGAAGTCTACAGCGAGAGAAAGTTTGATGAA GTTGTCAAGGAGCCCAAAGAGCCCATTTCCACCGAGCTCAGCTACATCACCAGCTATGGCTCAAACCATTCAGACCTGTCAGACGGCGTACCGCTGTAA